The following coding sequences lie in one Buteo buteo unplaced genomic scaffold, bButBut1.hap1.1 HAP1_SCAFFOLD_50, whole genome shotgun sequence genomic window:
- the LOC142027663 gene encoding electroneutral sodium bicarbonate exchanger 1-like yields MPLVRQSHRHHRRHSQKHREGEREKDSAPMEQGYHCKSHRSPSQRVQFILRSKEDEQHLPHHLFSELDEICVKEGRDGEWKETARWLKFEEDVEDGGERWSKPYVGTLSLHSLSELRSCVSNGSVLLDICANSIEEIADTILAQQEQSTEFDEHVRAQVREVLLRKHHHQNEKTTNLLPAVCSFADVSKRQSDLHLLYKPAQTITSCPSPTAAEAKDGVNPESRAMDLSKAELHFMKKIPTGAEASNVLVGELDFLHQPIVAFVRLSPAVLLSGMTEVPIPTRFLFVLLGPEGKAHQYHEIGRSMATIMTDEVFRDVAYKAKNGADLVAGIDEFLDQVTVLPPGEWDPSIRIEPPKNVPSQEKRKMPGALDDSASHSTLEKHSGPELQRTGRLFGGLTLDVKRKAPWFWSDFRDGLSLQCLASFLFLYCACMSPVITFGGLLGEATNGQISAMESLLGASMAGVVYCLFAGQPLTILGSTGPVLVFEKILYKFCKEYTLSYLSLRACIGLWTAFLCIVLVATDASCLVCYVTRFTEEAFASLICIIFIYEALEKLSHLRDTYPVHMHSKLDFLTSYYCKCEAPTHPSNETLRFWASNGINVSGIAWENLTVTECRHLRGEFQGPACGRDGPYTPDVFLWCCILFFATFALSSFLKKFKTSRYFPTRVRSTVSDFAVFLTIAIMVLLDFVVGIPSPKLQVPHTFKPTRDDRGWFINPIGPNPWWTVLAALVPALLCTILIFMDQQISAVIVNRKEHKLKKGCGYHLDLFVVAVMLGVCSVMGLPWFVAATVLSITHVNSLKVESDCSAPGEQPKFLGIREQRVTGLLIFGLMGCSVFFTSVLKFIPMPVLYGVFLYMGVSSLRGIQFFDRLKLFWMPAKHQPDFIYLRHVPLQKVHLFTVIQLTCLVLLWTIKVSRAAIIFPMMVLALVFVRKAMDFCFSKRELSFLDDLMPERKKKLDDARNEAREEEEVRLAGSSGLDISVGL; encoded by the exons ATGCCACTGGTTAGGCAGAGCCACCGGCATCACCGACGCCACAGCCAGAAGCATCGGGAAGGGGAACGGGAGAAGGACTCTGCCCCGATGGAGCAGGGCTACCACTGTAAGTCCCACC gctccccgTCCCAGCGGGTGCAGTTCAttctcaggagcaaggaggacgaGCAGCACCTCCCTCACCACTTGTTCTCCGAGCTGGATGAGATCTGTGTAAAAGAGGGCCGAGATGGCGAGTGGAAGGAAACGGCAAg GTGGCTGAAGTTTGAGGAGGACGTGGAAGATGGCGGCGAGCGCTGGAGCAAGCCCTACGTTGGCACGCTGTCCTTGCACAGCCTCTCCGAGCTGAGGAGCTGCGTCAGCAACGGGTCGGTGCTGCTGGACATTTGTGCCAACAGCATCGAAGAGATTGCAG ATACGATCCTGGCCCAGCAAGAACAGTCCACGGAGTTTGACGAGCACGTGCGGGCGCAAGTTCGAGAAGTCCTTTTGAGGAAGCACCACCATCAGAACGAGAAGACAACCAACCTTCTGCCCGCTGTCTGCTCGTTTGCTGATGTGAGCAAGAGGCAGTCAGACCTGCACCTCCTCTACAAGCCAG cCCAAACAATCACctcttgtccttctcccaccGCTGCAGAAGCTAAAGATGGGGTGaaccctgagagcagagcaatGGATTTAAGCAAG GCGGAGCtgcacttcatgaagaaaattcccaCCGGGGCTGAAGCATCCAACGTGCTCGTAGGAGAGCTGGATTTCCTTCACCAGCCCATCGTGGCATTTGTCCGCCTGAGCCCGGCTGTCCTTCTCTCGGGCATGACGGAAGTTCCCATCCCAACAAG gttcctgtttgttttgcttggaccagaaggaaaagcccatcagtacCATGAGATCGGCAGGTCCATGGCCACTATCATGACAGATGAG GTTTTCCGTGACGTTGCCTATAAAGCCAAGAACGGGGCTGACCTCGTGGCTGGCATCGACGAGTTTCTGGATCAGGTCACGGTCTTGCCGCCAGGAGAGTGGGATCCATCGATCCGAATCGAGCCCCCGAAAAACGTCCCTTCGCAG gaaaaaaggaagatgccaggagcTCTTGACGACAGTGCTTCTCACAGCACgctggagaaacacagtggccctgaactgcagcggacgggaag gctcttTGGAGGTTTGACCCTGGACGTGAAGCGGAAAGCCCCGTGGTTCTGGAGCGACTTCCGGGATGGTCtgagcctgcagtgcctggcgtccttcctcttcctctactgTGCCTGCATGTCCCCTGTCATCACCTTTGGgggactgctgggggaggcGACCAATGGCCAGATA AGTGCCATGGAGTCGCTGCTGGGCGCGTCCATGGCCGGCGTGGTGTATTGCCTCTTTGCCGGCCAACCTCTCACCATCCTCGGCAGCACCGGACCCGTCCTCGTGTTTGAGAAGATCCTCTACAAATTCTGCAA ggagtaCACGCTCTCCTATCTGTCTCTGCGGGCGTGCATTGGGCTGTGGACCGCCTTCTTGTGCATAGTGCTGGTGGCCACCGATGCCAGCTGTTTGGTGTGCTACGTCACCCGCTTCACGGAAGAAGCCTTTGCCTCCCTCAtctgcatcatcttcatctacgaggctctggagaagctgagtcaCCTGCGAGACACCTaccctgtgcacatgcacagcaagctggacttcctcaccagctacta ctgtaagTGTGAGGCACCGACCCATCCCAGCAACGAAACGCTGCGTTTCTGGGCGAGCAACGGGATCAACGTGTCTGGCATCGCCTGGGAAAACCTCACGGTGACC gaatGTCGGCATTTGCGTGGGGAGTTTCAAGGACCTGCCTGTGGACGCGACGGCCCCTACACGCCTGATGTGTTCctctggtgctgcatcctcttcttCGCCACCTTTGCCCTGTCGAGCttcttgaagaagtttaaaaccagccgCTACTTTCCAACCAGA GTACGGTCCACGGTGAGcgactttgctgttttcctcaccaTCGCCATCATGGTGCTCCTTGACTTTGTGGTTGGGATCCCATCGCCAAAGCTCCAGGTCCCCCACACGTTCAAG CCTACCAGAGACGACCGCGGGTGGTTCATCAACCCCATAGGACCCAACCCTTGGTGGACGGTGTTGGCTGCGctcgtcccagctctgctctgcaccatcttgATATTCATGGACCAGCAGATCAGTGCCGTTATtgtgaacaggaaggagcacaAGCTGAAG aaaggatgcgGGTACCACCTGGACCTTTTCGTGGTGGCCGTGATGCTGGGGGTGTGCTCtgtgatggggctgccctggtttgTGGCTGCGACCGTCCTGTCCATCACCCACGTGAATAGCCTCAAAGTAGAGTctgactgctcagctccaggagaaCAACCCAAGTTTCTGGGGATACGAGAGCAGAGAGTCACTGGCTTGCTGATCTTTGGGCTCATGGGCTGCTCCGTCTTCTTCACTTCCGTGttaaag tttataccaaTGCCTGTGCTCTATGGCGTCTTTCTCTACATGGGTGTGTCGTCGCTCAGAGGAATTCAG ttctttgatcgcttgaagctgttttggatGCCAGCGAAACACCAGCCGGATTTCATCTACCTGCGGCACGTGCCCTTgcaaaaggtgcatttgttCACGGTGATCCAGCTGACCTGCCTCGTCCTGCTCTGGACCATCAAGGTGTCCCGTGCCGCCATCATCTTTCCCATGATG GTTTTGGCTCTCGTCTTTGTCCGGAAAGcgatggatttctgcttctcaaagcgcgagctcagctttctggatgaccttatgccagaaaggaagaagaagttggacgatgccagaaatgaagccagagaagaagaagaggtaagGCTTGCTGGGTCCTCGGGGCTGGACATCTCCGTCGGGCTGTGA